From Rhodamnia argentea isolate NSW1041297 chromosome 10, ASM2092103v1, whole genome shotgun sequence, a single genomic window includes:
- the LOC115735156 gene encoding E3 ubiquitin-protein ligase RFWD3 isoform X1 produces MADIDESYREYLQSLQDPGPFMLEAAAGPEDGGADEEEDDEDETEDDQDGVEYIGSQTVDVADDDEDATVSAQARLGEEEEPRDERLGEVVGGGEACSPGGFGAGGADSEASQSKRGEIDGLFCPICMEAWTDDGGHQMCINGGTFVSKGHGLFGMCETFSLMLCVYILLCFTECSCLPCGHIYGMSCIKRWLKQRGNSGKCPQCNNKCKLKDVRKLFASRLVTVDEESQKKIRFLEAKCASLEKKVAGWHMKEVEWKRQVKKWRKHVNEFERRESQLNERLDRLKERETDLERFHEVLNRGQFGSAEAVAIWQGRSTSGHEWGSRFPGGESSSNFGTQTELRVDGARLFDICASSQMLIIARRLSGIGIRDALTKMSLIYPHETEDIILPSRIKAVRDLHISPFDRSLAVFASLGKTLSVLSLESNNIILAYDLPAAAWSCSWDLNNAHHVYAGLQNGMLLVFDMRQTLKPMKSLEGLSCNPIHSIYSLLHKETHGARTILSASSIGLCLWKVDSSEGRPTLVSESADGGVCISLAYCPSSDDVVATYRPKVEMSKEVTTSQPLSTPSSSPVGGQAIRGYHVHFRRAGSSYQKLGTTGANVSDVRLPRSAIVDLENRNRLFASGDEATNQLILQELPSFSVSQQLKLKKHPFRDVKYMSAMNQGLLSCLSEDSLQIFKAMPA; encoded by the exons ATGGCGGACATCGATGAAAGTTACAGGGAGTACCTCCAGAGTCTCCAAGACCCGGGACCCTTTATGCTAGAGGCTGCGGCAGGCCCCGAAGACGGAGGagcagatgaagaagaagacgacgaggaCGAAACCGAAGATGACCAGGACGGTGTCGAGTACATTGGTTCGCAGACGGTTGACGTcgccgacgacgacgaagatGCCACGGTATCTGCTCAAGCGCGATtgggcgaagaagaagaacctaGAGATGAACGGCTGGGAGAAGTAGTAGGAGGAGGAGAGGCGTGTTCTCCGGGTGGATTTGGGGCCGGCGGTGCCGATTCTGAGGCGAGCCAGTCGAAGCGGGGCGAGATCGACGGTCTCTTCTGCCCTATATGCATGGAAGCTTGGACCGACGACGGTGGTCATCAAATGTG CATAAATGGAGGCACATTCGTTAGTAAAGGCCATGGCCTGTTTGGAATGTGCGAAACGTTTTCGCTAATGCTTTGTGTCTATATTTTGTTATGTTTCACTGAGTGCAGTTGTCTTCCTTGTGGCCACATTTATGGCATGTCTTGCATCAAGAGATGGTTAAAGCAAAGGGGGAACTCGGGCAAG TGTCCTCAATGCAACAATAAGTGCAAGTTGAAGGATGTGAGGAAACTTTTTGCATCACGCCTTGTAACAGTAGATGAGGAGTCACAGAAG AAAATCCGATTCCTTGAGGCCAAATGTGCCTCTCTCGAGAAGAAG GTAGCTGGTTGGCATATGAAAGAGGTTGAATGGAAAAGGCAAGTAAAAAAATGGCGTAAGCATGTGAACGAATTTGAAAGGAGAGAATCTCAGCTGAATGAGAGACTTGATCGTCTTAAGGAG AGGGAAACTGATCTAGAGCGCTTCCATGAAGTTTTGAATAGAGGGCAATTTGGATCTGCTGAAGCTGTTGCAATATGGCAGGGACGATCAACATCTG GTCATGAATGGGGATCTAGGTTTCCTGGTGGAGAATCCTCTAGCAATTTTGGAACACAG ACCGAGCTGCGAGTGGATGGTGCACGTCTATTTGATATATGTGCTTCAAGTCAAATGTTAATTATAGCACGAAGGCTATCCGGTATAGGGATAAGGGATGCGCTCACCAAG ATGAGTTTGATATATCCTCACGAAACTGAAGATATCATTCTCCCTTCCAGAATTAAAGCTGTTAGAGACCTGCATATCTCACCTTTTGATCGCAGTCTTGCAGTTTTTGCTTCATTGGGGAAGACATTATCAGTTCTCAG TCTTGAAAGCAACAACATCATCCTTGCTTATGACCTACCG GCTGCTGCTTGGTCGTGTTCATGGGATCTCAATAATGCACATCATGTGTATGCAGGATTACAG AATGGAATGCTTCTGGTATTTGATATGCGCCAAACTCTGAAGCCTATGAAATCCCTGGAGGGCCTATCGTGCAACCCAATTCATTCCATTTACTCTCTTCTACATAAGGAGACTCACGGAGCTCGAACAATTTTAAGTGCTTCCTCAATTGGGTTATGTCTATGGAAAGTTGATTCTAGTGAAGGAAG GCCCACTTTGGTATCTGAATCAGCAGATGGAGGAGTTTGTATATCCCTTGCTTATTGTCCGAGCAGTGATGATGTAGTTGCCACATACCGTCCCAAAGTGGAGATGTCTAAAGAGGTCACTACTTCTCAGCCTTTATCCACTCCTAGTTCTTCCCCTGTGGGGGGACAAGCAATTCGGGGCTATCACGTGCATTTTAGGAGAGCAGGAAGCTCTTATCAGAAGTTGGGTACTACTGGTGCAAATGTGAGTGATGTTCGCCTCCCCAGATCTGCAATTGTTGACCTGGAGAATCGCAATCGGCTTTTTGCTTCCGGTGATGAAGCGACCAATCAGTTGATCTTGCAAGAATTACCATCCTTTTCAGTTTCTCAGCAACTTAAACTGAAGAAGCATCCTTTCCGTGATGTCAAGTACATGAGCGCCATGAACCAAGGCTTGTTAAGTTGTTTAAGCGAGGACTCATTGCAGATTTTCAAAGCAATGCCTGCATGA
- the LOC115735156 gene encoding E3 ubiquitin-protein ligase RFWD3 isoform X2 — translation MADIDESYREYLQSLQDPGPFMLEAAAGPEDGGADEEEDDEDETEDDQDGVEYIGSQTVDVADDDEDATVSAQARLGEEEEPRDERLGEVVGGGEACSPGGFGAGGADSEASQSKRGEIDGLFCPICMEAWTDDGGHQMCCLPCGHIYGMSCIKRWLKQRGNSGKCPQCNNKCKLKDVRKLFASRLVTVDEESQKKIRFLEAKCASLEKKVAGWHMKEVEWKRQVKKWRKHVNEFERRESQLNERLDRLKERETDLERFHEVLNRGQFGSAEAVAIWQGRSTSGHEWGSRFPGGESSSNFGTQTELRVDGARLFDICASSQMLIIARRLSGIGIRDALTKMSLIYPHETEDIILPSRIKAVRDLHISPFDRSLAVFASLGKTLSVLSLESNNIILAYDLPAAAWSCSWDLNNAHHVYAGLQNGMLLVFDMRQTLKPMKSLEGLSCNPIHSIYSLLHKETHGARTILSASSIGLCLWKVDSSEGRPTLVSESADGGVCISLAYCPSSDDVVATYRPKVEMSKEVTTSQPLSTPSSSPVGGQAIRGYHVHFRRAGSSYQKLGTTGANVSDVRLPRSAIVDLENRNRLFASGDEATNQLILQELPSFSVSQQLKLKKHPFRDVKYMSAMNQGLLSCLSEDSLQIFKAMPA, via the exons ATGGCGGACATCGATGAAAGTTACAGGGAGTACCTCCAGAGTCTCCAAGACCCGGGACCCTTTATGCTAGAGGCTGCGGCAGGCCCCGAAGACGGAGGagcagatgaagaagaagacgacgaggaCGAAACCGAAGATGACCAGGACGGTGTCGAGTACATTGGTTCGCAGACGGTTGACGTcgccgacgacgacgaagatGCCACGGTATCTGCTCAAGCGCGATtgggcgaagaagaagaacctaGAGATGAACGGCTGGGAGAAGTAGTAGGAGGAGGAGAGGCGTGTTCTCCGGGTGGATTTGGGGCCGGCGGTGCCGATTCTGAGGCGAGCCAGTCGAAGCGGGGCGAGATCGACGGTCTCTTCTGCCCTATATGCATGGAAGCTTGGACCGACGACGGTGGTCATCAAATGTG TTGTCTTCCTTGTGGCCACATTTATGGCATGTCTTGCATCAAGAGATGGTTAAAGCAAAGGGGGAACTCGGGCAAG TGTCCTCAATGCAACAATAAGTGCAAGTTGAAGGATGTGAGGAAACTTTTTGCATCACGCCTTGTAACAGTAGATGAGGAGTCACAGAAG AAAATCCGATTCCTTGAGGCCAAATGTGCCTCTCTCGAGAAGAAG GTAGCTGGTTGGCATATGAAAGAGGTTGAATGGAAAAGGCAAGTAAAAAAATGGCGTAAGCATGTGAACGAATTTGAAAGGAGAGAATCTCAGCTGAATGAGAGACTTGATCGTCTTAAGGAG AGGGAAACTGATCTAGAGCGCTTCCATGAAGTTTTGAATAGAGGGCAATTTGGATCTGCTGAAGCTGTTGCAATATGGCAGGGACGATCAACATCTG GTCATGAATGGGGATCTAGGTTTCCTGGTGGAGAATCCTCTAGCAATTTTGGAACACAG ACCGAGCTGCGAGTGGATGGTGCACGTCTATTTGATATATGTGCTTCAAGTCAAATGTTAATTATAGCACGAAGGCTATCCGGTATAGGGATAAGGGATGCGCTCACCAAG ATGAGTTTGATATATCCTCACGAAACTGAAGATATCATTCTCCCTTCCAGAATTAAAGCTGTTAGAGACCTGCATATCTCACCTTTTGATCGCAGTCTTGCAGTTTTTGCTTCATTGGGGAAGACATTATCAGTTCTCAG TCTTGAAAGCAACAACATCATCCTTGCTTATGACCTACCG GCTGCTGCTTGGTCGTGTTCATGGGATCTCAATAATGCACATCATGTGTATGCAGGATTACAG AATGGAATGCTTCTGGTATTTGATATGCGCCAAACTCTGAAGCCTATGAAATCCCTGGAGGGCCTATCGTGCAACCCAATTCATTCCATTTACTCTCTTCTACATAAGGAGACTCACGGAGCTCGAACAATTTTAAGTGCTTCCTCAATTGGGTTATGTCTATGGAAAGTTGATTCTAGTGAAGGAAG GCCCACTTTGGTATCTGAATCAGCAGATGGAGGAGTTTGTATATCCCTTGCTTATTGTCCGAGCAGTGATGATGTAGTTGCCACATACCGTCCCAAAGTGGAGATGTCTAAAGAGGTCACTACTTCTCAGCCTTTATCCACTCCTAGTTCTTCCCCTGTGGGGGGACAAGCAATTCGGGGCTATCACGTGCATTTTAGGAGAGCAGGAAGCTCTTATCAGAAGTTGGGTACTACTGGTGCAAATGTGAGTGATGTTCGCCTCCCCAGATCTGCAATTGTTGACCTGGAGAATCGCAATCGGCTTTTTGCTTCCGGTGATGAAGCGACCAATCAGTTGATCTTGCAAGAATTACCATCCTTTTCAGTTTCTCAGCAACTTAAACTGAAGAAGCATCCTTTCCGTGATGTCAAGTACATGAGCGCCATGAACCAAGGCTTGTTAAGTTGTTTAAGCGAGGACTCATTGCAGATTTTCAAAGCAATGCCTGCATGA
- the LOC115735118 gene encoding dual specificity phosphatase Cdc25, with translation MARSISFVTGSQLLSLRRRPNIAIIDVRDEERSYDGHIPGSLHYASGAFSDKMADLVQDVKGKDTLVFHCALSQVRGPTCARRLADYLEEIKEDGGIKDILVLERGYNGWEASGRPVCRCADVPCKGHSG, from the exons ATGGCGCGTAGCATCTCCTTCGTCACTGGGTCCCAGCTTCTATCTCTGCGGCGTCGTCCCAACATCGCCATTATCGACGTCCG GGACGAGGAGAGGAGCTACGATGGCCACATACCGGGGTCTCTGCACTACGCCAGCGGCGCTTTCTCCGATAAGATGGCCGATCTCGTTCAGGACGTCAAAGGGAAAGACACCCTCGTCTTCCACTGCGCTTTAAGCCAG GTACGTGGCCCAACTTGTGCAAGGAGGCTAGCCGATTATCTCGAGGAGATAAAGGAAGATGGAGGAATCAAAGACATTTTGGTGCTTGAACGTGGCTATAATGGATGGGAAGCATCGGGGAGACCCGTATGTCGCTGCGCCGATGTCCCATGTAAGGGTCATAGTGGGTAG